A genome region from Streptomyces sp. S4.7 includes the following:
- a CDS encoding LysR family transcriptional regulator: MIEARHLRVLRAVAATGSFSAAARELGCTQPAVSQQMKVLEGSVGTTLLIRTGRTMRLTQAGEALVRHATGILSGLTAAEEEVAAIAGLRAGRVRLVSFPSGSSTLVPTALAALRAAHPGIRVSLVDAEPPRSVEMLRDGDCDMALAFRYDSTGGAEEWDDLVVRPLLTDRLVGLLPAGHRLAGTGSVAIGDLADEAWIAGCPRCRHQLVDACEKAGFTPRIDFATDDYPAVIGLVGAGLGVAFLPELALESVLPKGARTVTVEPAVRREVVALTLPDLARVPAVAATLDQLERAASR; the protein is encoded by the coding sequence GTGATCGAAGCCCGTCACCTCCGTGTCCTGCGCGCCGTCGCCGCCACCGGCTCGTTCTCCGCCGCCGCCCGCGAGCTGGGGTGCACCCAGCCGGCCGTCAGCCAGCAGATGAAGGTCCTCGAAGGGTCGGTCGGTACGACCCTGCTGATCAGAACCGGCCGCACGATGCGCCTCACCCAGGCCGGCGAAGCGCTCGTACGCCACGCGACAGGCATCCTGTCGGGGCTCACCGCCGCCGAGGAGGAGGTCGCGGCCATCGCGGGCCTGCGCGCCGGGCGGGTGCGGCTGGTCTCGTTCCCCAGCGGCAGCTCCACCCTCGTCCCCACCGCGCTGGCCGCCCTGCGCGCCGCCCACCCGGGCATCCGCGTCTCGCTCGTCGACGCCGAACCGCCCCGCTCCGTCGAGATGCTGCGCGACGGCGACTGCGACATGGCGCTCGCCTTCCGCTACGACTCCACCGGGGGCGCCGAGGAGTGGGACGACCTGGTCGTACGGCCGCTGCTCACCGACCGGCTGGTGGGACTGCTCCCCGCGGGGCACCGGCTGGCCGGGACCGGCTCCGTCGCGATCGGTGACCTCGCCGACGAGGCGTGGATCGCGGGCTGTCCGCGCTGCCGTCACCAACTGGTGGATGCCTGCGAGAAGGCGGGCTTCACCCCGCGCATCGATTTCGCGACGGACGACTACCCGGCCGTGATCGGCCTCGTCGGGGCGGGACTCGGGGTCGCCTTCCTGCCGGAGCTGGCCCTGGAGTCGGTGCTGCCGAAGGGCGCCCGGACGGTCACCGTCGAGCCCGCCGTACGGCGCGAGGTCGTCGCGCTCACCCTGCCCGATCTGGCGCGGGTCCCGGCGGTGGCGGCGACGCTGGACCAATTGGAACGGGCCGCGTCACGCTGA
- a CDS encoding WhiB family transcriptional regulator, whose translation MADFSRLPGPNADLWDWQLLAACRGVDSSLFFHPEGERGAARSARETSAKEVCMRCPVRAQCAAHAMAVREPYGVWGGLTEDEREELMGRARTRLIATSGANGPGRA comes from the coding sequence ATGGCAGATTTCTCCCGGCTTCCCGGACCGAACGCAGATCTGTGGGACTGGCAGCTCCTCGCGGCCTGTCGTGGCGTCGACAGCTCGCTGTTCTTTCACCCGGAGGGAGAACGCGGCGCGGCACGCAGCGCCCGCGAGACCTCGGCCAAGGAGGTCTGCATGAGATGCCCGGTACGCGCGCAGTGCGCGGCTCACGCCATGGCGGTGCGGGAGCCGTACGGCGTGTGGGGCGGGCTGACCGAGGACGAACGCGAGGAGCTGATGGGGCGTGCCCGCACCCGGCTGATCGCGACCTCGGGGGCGAACGGCCCGGGTCGCGCCTGA
- a CDS encoding response regulator transcription factor, protein MTSVLVCDDSPLAREALRRAVATVPGVERVTTAANGEEVLRRWGADRSDLILMDVRMPGLGGVETVRRLLSADPGARIIMLTVAEDLDGVALAVAAGARGYLHKDASRAELRATVTQALADPTWRLAPRRLRSAEMGAAPTLTAREIQVLEGMSHGRSNAEIGRELFLSEDTVKTHARRLFKKLGASDRAHAVALGFRWGLVR, encoded by the coding sequence ATGACATCCGTCCTCGTCTGCGACGACTCCCCGCTTGCCCGAGAGGCGCTGCGCCGCGCGGTTGCGACCGTGCCAGGTGTCGAGCGCGTGACGACCGCGGCCAACGGTGAGGAAGTTCTCCGCCGCTGGGGCGCCGACCGCTCGGACCTGATTCTGATGGACGTACGCATGCCCGGTCTGGGCGGCGTCGAGACCGTCCGCCGACTGCTGTCCGCCGATCCGGGCGCCCGGATCATCATGCTCACGGTCGCCGAGGACCTGGACGGTGTCGCGCTCGCGGTCGCCGCCGGTGCCCGCGGCTATCTGCACAAGGACGCGTCCCGCGCGGAGTTGCGCGCGACCGTCACCCAGGCGCTCGCCGATCCGACATGGCGGCTCGCCCCGCGCCGGCTCAGGTCGGCCGAGATGGGCGCCGCGCCCACGCTCACGGCCCGCGAGATCCAGGTCCTCGAAGGCATGAGCCACGGCCGGTCCAACGCGGAGATCGGGCGCGAGCTCTTCCTCTCGGAGGACACGGTCAAGACCCATGCCCGCCGGCTGTTCAAAAAGCTCGGCGCCTCGGACCGTGCGCACGCCGTGGCTCTCGGATTCCGCTGGGGCCTGGTCCGCTAG
- a CDS encoding sigma-70 family RNA polymerase sigma factor, giving the protein MRDDETTVIGALVHRAVEGDGRATHDLLAHVHPLALRYCRTRLNRLPGDARHFTEDLAQEVCVAVLMALPRYKDTGRPFEAFVFAIAAHKVADLQRAAMRHPGSTAVPSDEMPERPDDSLGPEERALLSSDAEWAKKLLANLPDNQRELLVLRVAVGLTAEETGQMLGMSPGAVRVAQHRALSRLRALAEQ; this is encoded by the coding sequence ATGCGCGATGACGAGACCACGGTGATCGGTGCGCTCGTTCACCGTGCCGTCGAGGGCGACGGGCGGGCCACGCACGATCTCCTGGCTCATGTGCACCCTCTCGCGCTGCGCTACTGCCGCACCCGGCTGAACCGACTGCCCGGTGACGCCCGGCACTTCACCGAGGATCTCGCGCAGGAGGTCTGTGTCGCCGTCCTGATGGCGCTGCCGCGCTACAAGGACACCGGCAGGCCCTTCGAGGCGTTCGTCTTCGCCATCGCCGCGCACAAGGTCGCCGATCTCCAGCGGGCCGCCATGCGGCACCCGGGGTCGACGGCCGTGCCCTCGGACGAGATGCCCGAGCGGCCCGACGACTCCCTCGGTCCGGAGGAGCGCGCACTGCTCAGCAGCGACGCCGAATGGGCCAAGAAGCTCCTCGCCAACCTCCCGGACAATCAGCGCGAGCTGCTCGTGCTGCGGGTCGCCGTGGGGCTGACCGCCGAGGAGACCGGCCAGATGCTGGGGATGTCGCCGGGCGCCGTACGGGTCGCGCAGCACCGCGCGCTCAGCAGACTGCGTGCGCTGGCCGAGCAGTAA
- the guaB gene encoding IMP dehydrogenase: MTANVDGVPEKFATLGLTYDDVLLLPGASEVLPNQVDTASRVSRNVRVNIPLLSAAMDKVTEARMAIAMARQGGVGVLHRNLSIADQANQVDLVKRSESGMVSDPITVLPDATLGEADQLCAKFRISGVPVTDRSGKLLGIVTNRDMAFESDRSRQVREVMTPMPLVTGKVGISGVDAMELLRRHKIEKLPLVDDAGILKGLITVKDFVKAEKYPNAAKDAEGRLLVGAAVGASQEALERAQALAEAGVDFLVVDTSHGHNSNALSWMSKIKSSVAVDVIGGNIATSDGAKALIDAGVDGVKVGVGPGSICTTRVVAGIGVPQVTAIYEAATVALAAGVPVIGDGGLQYSGDIGKALAAGASTVMLGSLLAGCEESPGELQFINGKQFKSYRGMGSLGAMQSRGQARSYSKDRYFQSDVSSDDKLVPEGIEGQVPYRGPLGAVLHQLIGGLRQTMGYVGAASIDEMERKGRFVRITAAGLKESHPHDIQMTVEAPNYNQH; the protein is encoded by the coding sequence ATGACTGCAAACGTCGACGGAGTGCCCGAGAAGTTCGCGACGCTCGGGCTGACATACGACGACGTGCTGCTGCTGCCGGGCGCCTCGGAGGTGCTGCCCAACCAGGTCGACACCGCGTCCCGGGTCTCCCGGAACGTGCGCGTGAACATCCCGCTGCTCTCGGCGGCGATGGACAAGGTCACCGAGGCACGCATGGCCATCGCGATGGCCCGCCAGGGCGGTGTCGGTGTGCTGCACCGCAACCTCTCCATCGCCGACCAGGCCAACCAGGTCGACCTCGTGAAGCGCTCCGAGTCCGGCATGGTCAGCGACCCGATCACGGTCCTCCCGGACGCCACGCTCGGCGAGGCGGACCAGCTGTGCGCGAAGTTCCGCATCAGCGGCGTCCCGGTCACCGACCGCTCGGGCAAGCTCCTCGGCATCGTCACCAACCGTGACATGGCCTTCGAGTCGGACCGCTCGCGCCAGGTGCGCGAGGTCATGACGCCGATGCCGCTGGTCACCGGCAAGGTCGGCATCTCCGGCGTGGACGCCATGGAGCTGCTGCGCCGCCACAAGATCGAGAAGCTGCCGCTGGTCGACGACGCGGGCATCCTCAAGGGCCTCATCACCGTCAAGGACTTCGTCAAGGCGGAGAAGTACCCGAACGCCGCGAAGGACGCCGAGGGCCGGCTGCTCGTCGGCGCCGCGGTGGGAGCGAGCCAGGAGGCGCTGGAGCGCGCCCAGGCGCTGGCCGAGGCCGGGGTCGACTTCCTCGTCGTCGACACCTCGCACGGCCACAACAGCAACGCGCTCAGCTGGATGTCCAAGATCAAGTCGAGCGTCGCCGTGGATGTCATCGGCGGCAACATCGCCACCAGCGACGGCGCCAAGGCGCTCATCGACGCCGGTGTCGACGGCGTCAAGGTGGGTGTCGGCCCCGGCTCCATCTGCACCACGCGCGTGGTGGCCGGTATCGGAGTCCCGCAGGTCACGGCGATCTACGAGGCGGCGACCGTCGCTCTCGCCGCCGGGGTCCCGGTCATCGGCGACGGCGGCCTCCAGTATTCGGGCGACATCGGCAAGGCGCTCGCCGCCGGCGCCAGCACCGTCATGCTCGGCAGCCTGCTCGCGGGGTGCGAGGAGTCCCCGGGCGAGCTGCAGTTCATCAACGGCAAGCAGTTCAAGTCGTACCGCGGCATGGGCTCGCTCGGCGCGATGCAGTCGCGTGGCCAGGCCCGCTCGTACTCCAAGGACCGTTACTTCCAGTCGGACGTCTCCTCCGACGACAAGCTCGTGCCCGAGGGCATCGAGGGCCAGGTCCCCTACCGGGGCCCGCTCGGCGCCGTACTGCACCAGCTGATCGGCGGGCTGCGGCAGACGATGGGCTATGTGGGCGCGGCCTCCATCGACGAGATGGAGCGCAAGGGACGGTTCGTCCGGATCACCGCGGCCGGTCTCAAGGAGAGCCACCCGCACGACATCCAGATGACGGTCGAGGCACCGAACTACAACCAGCACTGA
- a CDS encoding GuaB3 family IMP dehydrogenase-related protein, with protein sequence MTEIEIGRGKRGRRAYAFDDIAVVPSRRTRDPKEVSIAWQIDAYRFELPFLAAPMDSVVSPSTAIRIGELGGLGVLNLEGLWTRYEDPQPLLDEIAELDEATANRRLQEIYSAPIQEELIGRRIKEVRDSGVVTAAALSPQRTAQFSKAVVDAGVDIFVIRGTTVSAEHVSGAAEPLNLKQFIYELDVPVIVGGCATYTASLHLMRTGAAGVLVGFGGGAAHTTRNVLGIQVPMATAVADVAAARRDYMDESGGRYVHVIADGGVGWSGDLPKAVACGADAVMMGSPLARANDAPGKGHHWGMEAVHEDVPRGKLVDLGIAGTTEEILTGPSHSPDGSMNFFGALKRAMATTGYSELKEFQRVEVTVADSQHSR encoded by the coding sequence GTGACTGAGATCGAGATCGGCCGCGGCAAGCGCGGACGCCGCGCGTACGCCTTCGACGACATCGCCGTCGTCCCCAGCCGGCGCACCCGCGACCCGAAGGAGGTCTCGATCGCCTGGCAGATCGACGCCTACCGCTTCGAGCTGCCGTTCCTGGCCGCGCCCATGGACTCCGTGGTCTCGCCGAGCACCGCGATCCGCATCGGTGAGCTGGGCGGTCTCGGTGTGCTCAACCTCGAAGGCCTGTGGACCCGTTACGAGGACCCGCAGCCGCTGCTGGACGAGATCGCCGAGCTGGACGAGGCGACCGCCAACCGCCGGCTCCAGGAGATCTACTCCGCTCCGATCCAGGAAGAGCTGATCGGGCGGCGCATCAAGGAGGTGCGCGACTCCGGCGTGGTCACGGCCGCCGCGCTCTCGCCGCAGCGCACCGCGCAGTTCTCCAAGGCCGTCGTGGACGCCGGGGTGGACATCTTCGTCATCCGCGGGACGACGGTCTCCGCCGAGCACGTCTCGGGCGCGGCCGAGCCGCTGAACCTGAAGCAGTTCATCTACGAGCTGGACGTCCCGGTCATCGTCGGCGGCTGCGCCACGTACACCGCGTCGCTGCACCTGATGCGCACCGGGGCCGCCGGTGTGCTGGTGGGCTTCGGCGGCGGGGCCGCGCACACCACCCGTAACGTGCTGGGCATCCAGGTGCCGATGGCGACCGCGGTCGCGGACGTGGCCGCCGCCCGGCGCGACTACATGGACGAGTCCGGCGGCCGGTACGTGCACGTGATCGCGGACGGTGGTGTCGGCTGGTCCGGCGACCTGCCCAAGGCCGTGGCCTGCGGGGCCGACGCGGTGATGATGGGCTCCCCGCTGGCGCGGGCGAACGACGCGCCGGGCAAGGGGCACCACTGGGGCATGGAGGCCGTCCACGAGGACGTGCCGCGCGGCAAGCTGGTGGACCTGGGCATCGCGGGGACGACCGAGGAGATCCTGACCGGCCCCTCGCACAGTCCGGACGGTTCGATGAACTTCTTCGGCGCGCTCAAGAGGGCGATGGCGACGACCGGTTACAGCGAGCTCAAGGAGTTCCAGCGCGTCGAGGTGACGGTCGCGGACTCGCAGCACAGCCGCTGA
- a CDS encoding nucleotide sugar dehydrogenase codes for MPADLAVIGLGHLGLPLAQAAVAAGIETIGYDTDPRPVAELAAGRTPVDGSLTPSDVRRMLSGGFRPTTNPTELGRVRTAVICAPTPLGPDRTLDLSAVGEAARALAARLRPHTTVLLESPAGPGTTEGFLRTILEEGSGLRAGRDFHLAYSPGRLDPGRRTHGHTNTPKVIGGLTPACTESAAAFYGRLTDKVVRARGPREAETVKLLETNFRHVNIALVNEMAVLCHDLGVDLWDVIRCAETKPFGFQAFRPGPGVGGHGAPMDPSYLPHAGRTPGHPLRMVGLAQEVNSRMPQYVIQRCATLLNEHGKSARGARVLLLGVTYKPDHADQESSPATEIACRLMDLGATVSYQDPYVLDWRVRDLPVPRADSLYEAAAQADLTLLLQHHRTYDLQGLAVKAQLLLDTRGASPAGAAYRL; via the coding sequence ATGCCCGCAGACCTCGCCGTCATCGGACTCGGCCATCTCGGCCTGCCCCTCGCCCAGGCCGCAGTGGCCGCCGGCATCGAGACCATCGGCTACGACACCGATCCACGGCCCGTCGCCGAACTGGCCGCGGGCCGCACCCCCGTCGACGGCTCGCTCACCCCCTCCGACGTCCGCCGCATGCTCTCCGGCGGCTTCCGGCCCACCACCAACCCGACCGAGCTCGGCCGGGTGCGTACCGCCGTCATCTGTGCGCCCACCCCGCTCGGCCCCGACCGCACCCTCGATCTCAGCGCCGTCGGCGAGGCCGCGCGCGCCCTGGCCGCCCGGCTGCGCCCGCACACCACCGTGCTGCTCGAATCACCGGCGGGCCCCGGCACCACGGAGGGGTTCCTGCGCACCATCCTGGAAGAGGGTTCGGGCCTGCGCGCCGGACGCGACTTCCACCTCGCCTACTCCCCCGGCCGTCTCGACCCCGGCCGCCGTACCCACGGCCACACCAACACCCCCAAGGTGATCGGCGGACTCACCCCCGCCTGCACCGAATCGGCCGCCGCCTTCTACGGACGTCTCACCGACAAGGTCGTCCGCGCGCGCGGACCGCGCGAGGCCGAGACCGTCAAGCTCCTCGAAACCAACTTCAGGCACGTCAACATCGCCCTCGTCAACGAGATGGCCGTGCTCTGCCACGACCTCGGCGTCGACCTCTGGGACGTCATCCGGTGCGCCGAGACCAAGCCGTTCGGCTTCCAGGCCTTCCGCCCCGGCCCCGGCGTCGGCGGCCACGGGGCCCCCATGGACCCCAGCTACCTGCCGCACGCGGGCCGCACCCCCGGCCACCCGCTGCGGATGGTCGGTCTCGCCCAGGAGGTCAACAGCCGCATGCCGCAGTACGTGATCCAGCGCTGCGCCACGCTCCTCAACGAGCACGGCAAGTCCGCCCGCGGCGCCCGCGTCCTGCTGCTCGGCGTCACCTACAAGCCGGACCACGCCGACCAGGAGAGCTCACCGGCCACCGAGATCGCCTGCCGGCTGATGGACCTCGGCGCGACCGTCAGCTACCAGGACCCGTACGTCCTCGACTGGCGCGTACGCGATCTGCCGGTACCGCGCGCCGACTCTCTTTACGAGGCCGCGGCGCAGGCGGATCTGACGTTGCTGCTCCAGCACCACCGCACCTACGACCTCCAAGGTCTCGCCGTGAAGGCGCAGTTGCTGCTCGACACCAGAGGGGCGAGCCCGGCGGGTGCGGCGTACCGGCTCTGA
- a CDS encoding glycerol-3-phosphate dehydrogenase/oxidase, with translation MRTATLGPEERATALAGMAERELDVLVVGAGVVGAGTALDAVTRGLATGLVEARDWASGTSSRSSKLIHGGLRYLEMLDFGLVREALKERGLLLERLAPHLVKPVPFLYPLQHKGWERFYAGSGVALYDAMSFSSGHGRGLPTHRHLSRRHALRVAPALKKDALVGALQYYDAQMDDARYVATLVRTAASYGAHVASRARVVGFLREGERVVGARVRDVDGGGEYEIRAKQIVNATGVWTDDTQALIGERGQFHVRASKGIHLVVPKDRIHSSTGLILRTEKSVLFVIPWGRHWIVGTTDTDWDLDKAHPAASSADIDYLLEHVNSVLSVPLTRDDVEGVYAGLRPLLAGESDATSKLSREHTVAHPVPGMVVVAGGKYTTYRVMAKDAVDEAVHGLDQRVAACVTEDTPLLGAEGYRALWNARAGIAARTGLHVVRVEHLLNRYGAMVEELLELIAADPRLGEPLAAAEDYLRAEIVYAASHEGARHLDDVLTRRTRISIETFDRGTRSAPECAELMAPVLGWDKEQIEKEVEHYRKRVEAERESQRQPDDLTADAARLGAPDIVPL, from the coding sequence GTGAGGACAGCGACACTGGGACCGGAGGAGCGCGCCACGGCTCTGGCGGGGATGGCCGAGCGAGAACTGGACGTGTTGGTCGTGGGCGCGGGTGTGGTCGGCGCGGGGACCGCGCTCGACGCCGTGACCCGCGGACTCGCGACCGGGCTCGTGGAGGCGCGCGACTGGGCCTCGGGCACATCGAGCCGGTCGAGCAAGCTGATCCACGGCGGGCTGCGCTATCTGGAGATGCTCGACTTCGGGCTCGTCAGGGAGGCGCTCAAGGAGCGCGGACTGCTGCTGGAGCGGCTGGCCCCGCATCTGGTGAAGCCGGTGCCGTTCCTCTATCCGTTGCAGCACAAGGGATGGGAGAGGTTCTACGCGGGATCGGGCGTCGCGCTGTACGACGCGATGTCGTTCTCGTCGGGCCACGGCCGGGGCCTGCCGACGCACCGGCACCTCTCCCGCCGGCACGCGCTGCGCGTCGCGCCCGCGCTCAAGAAGGACGCCCTGGTCGGCGCGTTGCAGTACTACGACGCGCAGATGGACGACGCGCGCTATGTGGCCACCCTGGTGCGCACGGCGGCGAGTTACGGGGCGCATGTCGCCAGCAGGGCCCGTGTGGTCGGCTTCCTGCGCGAGGGCGAGCGGGTCGTCGGAGCCCGCGTGCGGGACGTGGACGGCGGCGGTGAGTACGAGATCCGGGCGAAGCAGATCGTCAACGCGACAGGGGTCTGGACGGACGACACCCAGGCGCTGATAGGTGAGCGCGGACAGTTCCACGTCCGGGCGTCCAAGGGCATCCATCTGGTCGTCCCCAAGGACCGCATCCACTCGTCGACCGGACTGATCCTGCGGACCGAGAAGTCGGTGCTCTTCGTCATCCCCTGGGGCAGGCACTGGATCGTCGGCACCACCGACACCGACTGGGACCTCGACAAGGCACACCCGGCCGCCTCCAGCGCGGACATCGACTATCTCCTCGAACACGTCAACTCGGTCCTCTCCGTACCGCTGACGCGTGACGACGTGGAGGGGGTGTACGCCGGGCTGCGCCCGCTGCTGGCGGGCGAGTCCGACGCGACGAGCAAGCTGTCGCGCGAGCACACGGTGGCGCACCCGGTGCCGGGCATGGTCGTCGTGGCGGGCGGCAAGTACACGACGTACCGGGTCATGGCCAAGGACGCGGTGGACGAGGCGGTGCACGGGCTGGACCAGCGGGTGGCGGCCTGCGTGACGGAGGACACCCCGCTGCTCGGCGCCGAGGGCTACCGCGCCCTGTGGAACGCGCGAGCGGGGATCGCCGCGCGGACCGGACTCCATGTGGTGCGCGTGGAGCATCTGCTCAACCGGTACGGGGCGATGGTCGAGGAGCTGCTGGAGCTCATCGCCGCCGACCCCCGGCTCGGCGAGCCGCTGGCCGCGGCCGAGGACTATCTGCGGGCCGAGATCGTGTACGCGGCGTCGCACGAAGGGGCGCGCCATCTCGACGACGTCCTGACGAGGCGGACGCGGATCTCGATCGAGACGTTCGACCGCGGGACGCGCAGCGCGCCGGAGTGCGCCGAGTTGATGGCGCCGGTCCTCGGCTGGGACAAGGAGCAGATCGAGAAGGAGGTCGAGCACTACCGCAAGCGGGTGGAGGCGGAGCGTGAGTCGCAGCGGCAGCCCGACGACCTGACCGCGGACGCGGCGCGGCTCGGGGCACCGGACATCGTGCCCCTGTGA
- a CDS encoding serine/threonine-protein kinase: protein MAEAEQPRDTVREPQSGTDGADSTDDTGSGADGSTEGRLLAGRYRLGEVLGRGGMGTVWRAVDETLGRTVAVKELRFPTSIDEDEKRRLITRTLREAKAIARIRNNGAVTVYDVVDEDDRPWIVMELIEGKSLAEVVREDGVLTPKRAAEVALAILDVLRSAHREGILHRDVKPSNVLIAEDGRVVLTDFGIAQVEGDPSVTSTGMLVGAPSYISPERARGKKPGPAADLWSLGGLIYASVEGCPPYDKGSAIATLTAVMTEPLDPPKNAGALEEVIYGLLAKDPALRLDDAGARVLLQDVIDTPDPSEPPEPAADATRVVALPPLPPEPAPRSKGRTRKGAGVAGASGASGASGAGSKPGRTPVAGAGAGAGAATSPAAASGAAPAPATGTAGTTTTRASLTDVVPRRTMMIIAAVVALAILSVVLVVALNGDSDGGAKGNAGKDDTATSAGATAGDDAKGGAGDTSGKDEQQDSAKDSGGDKPSDGQSPDSGSGTDNSGPGSGDSDSGSGSDGKGVPEDFKTVTDSQFHFSMAMPEDFRRTGTAGTSSGGIYSEDGEFPRIQVDFNAKPTNDAKRAWEQLEAQIEGSLGNYKRLGIKSVEFNGYPTVADWGFERDQGGERVRVLNRGFKVDATHGYAIMITCKASEWDDDECRTLRETAYSTFKPTD, encoded by the coding sequence ATGGCGGAGGCGGAGCAGCCACGGGACACGGTGCGAGAGCCCCAGAGCGGCACTGACGGTGCGGACAGCACGGACGACACCGGGAGCGGGGCCGACGGGAGCACCGAAGGACGCCTCCTCGCGGGACGGTACCGGCTCGGCGAGGTGCTCGGCCGCGGTGGAATGGGCACGGTCTGGCGCGCTGTCGACGAGACGCTGGGCCGTACCGTCGCCGTCAAGGAGCTGCGCTTCCCCACCAGCATCGACGAGGACGAGAAGCGCCGGCTGATCACGCGCACGCTGCGTGAGGCCAAGGCGATCGCCCGCATCCGTAACAACGGGGCCGTCACCGTCTACGACGTCGTGGACGAGGACGACCGGCCGTGGATCGTCATGGAACTCATCGAGGGCAAGTCCCTCGCCGAGGTCGTCCGCGAGGACGGGGTCCTGACTCCGAAGCGCGCCGCCGAGGTCGCGCTCGCGATCCTCGACGTGCTGCGCTCGGCGCACCGCGAGGGAATCCTGCACCGGGACGTGAAGCCGTCCAACGTGCTCATCGCCGAGGACGGGCGCGTCGTCCTCACCGACTTCGGCATCGCGCAGGTGGAGGGCGACCCCTCCGTCACCTCGACCGGCATGCTCGTCGGCGCCCCCTCGTACATCTCGCCGGAGCGCGCCCGCGGCAAGAAGCCCGGCCCCGCCGCCGACCTGTGGTCGCTGGGCGGGCTGATCTACGCGTCGGTCGAGGGCTGCCCGCCCTACGACAAGGGGTCGGCCATCGCGACCCTCACCGCCGTCATGACCGAGCCGCTCGACCCGCCGAAGAACGCGGGCGCGCTGGAAGAGGTCATTTACGGCCTGCTGGCCAAGGACCCGGCGCTGCGGCTCGACGACGCGGGCGCGCGGGTGCTTCTCCAGGACGTCATCGACACCCCCGACCCCTCCGAACCGCCCGAGCCCGCGGCCGACGCGACGCGGGTGGTGGCGCTGCCGCCGCTTCCCCCGGAGCCCGCGCCCCGGTCGAAGGGCCGGACCAGGAAGGGCGCCGGCGTCGCCGGTGCTTCGGGTGCGTCCGGCGCGTCCGGTGCCGGATCGAAGCCGGGCAGGACCCCGGTCGCGGGTGCGGGAGCCGGGGCGGGCGCCGCGACTTCGCCCGCCGCCGCGTCGGGTGCCGCGCCGGCACCGGCCACCGGCACGGCCGGGACCACGACCACGCGGGCTTCGCTCACCGATGTCGTCCCGCGCCGCACCATGATGATCATCGCGGCGGTGGTCGCGCTGGCGATCCTCTCCGTCGTCCTGGTCGTCGCCCTCAACGGCGATTCGGACGGAGGGGCGAAGGGCAACGCGGGCAAGGACGACACCGCCACCTCGGCCGGCGCCACCGCGGGTGACGACGCCAAGGGCGGCGCCGGCGACACGTCCGGCAAGGACGAGCAGCAGGATTCGGCCAAGGACAGCGGTGGCGACAAGCCGTCGGACGGCCAATCGCCCGACAGCGGATCCGGTACGGACAACTCGGGTCCGGGCTCCGGTGACTCGGACTCCGGCTCCGGTTCGGACGGCAAGGGCGTGCCCGAGGACTTCAAGACGGTCACGGACAGCCAGTTCCACTTCTCCATGGCGATGCCCGAGGACTTCAGGCGCACCGGTACGGCCGGGACGAGTTCGGGCGGCATCTACAGCGAGGACGGTGAATTCCCCCGTATCCAGGTGGACTTCAACGCCAAGCCGACCAACGACGCGAAGCGCGCCTGGGAGCAGCTCGAAGCGCAGATAGAGGGCAGCCTCGGCAACTACAAGCGGCTCGGCATCAAGTCCGTCGAGTTCAACGGCTATCCCACCGTCGCCGACTGGGGATTCGAACGCGACCAGGGCGGCGAGCGGGTGCGGGTGCTGAACCGCGGCTTCAAGGTCGACGCCACCCATGGCTACGCGATCATGATCACCTGCAAGGCGAGTGAGTGGGACGACGACGAGTGCCGGACGCTCCGTGAGACGGCGTACAGCACTTTCAAGCCGACTGACTGA